The nucleotide window CATATCCCAATTGGAAATGGCACTCAGGACATATTTGCTGCCTTGAGATATGCCTCTCTGCTGGAATATCGTGCTGGTGTTTCGAAAACGTTTATTTTACTGCCATGTTCGCACTGTGATCCTCAGCACCAGATGGTACATCAATTTCATATACGTAGCTGTTAGCGATTTTAGACAGACTTTGCTCGATATAGAACCAAAATTaaatgagagagaaaaaaaacctgattGATCCCGTTACTGAAAAATGGAGaatgcaaattcgaaaatttcttctTGCTAAAATAGATATGACctattttcatatcatttCATAGACGGCCGGGTCCGTTTTACGTGGCTTTTAAAAAGTAGTGAAATACGCTTGTAAACATGTCACATACATAAAAAGATCTATATTTGTGCTTCTTGAGATGAATTTCATGATATGTTACTGAAAAATGATAACGAATAAATTCCCTTTACAGAACAAACTTTAATACGAATAGCtctgattttaatttcaatcttaTTCCTAGctcaaacttttaacgtttcCAGACTCGAGTCGATCTTCtgttttcattaatttttaactCATAATTACAGTTGGACTATTCGGTCCTGCACCAAGTGATGCTTGAGCACGAAGTGACACTTCACATACTGGTGGACGCGGATTTCCAGCTGGAAAAGGAAAGAATAGGAAAGGTGCTGTACGGATTCGATGCAAGCAAATCGTATACGAAAAAGGATACGAGAGTGCTGACTGGGGATAAAGAATTGCACAGACAAGTCAAACTTTCCAAAAGCATTCTCGGTTACTGCACGCCACTTGCTCTTGAAACCAACGGCACTGTTTTcagcggaaaaaaattacgcttTGAGAAACCAACAGCTATTAAAAAGTTCATCTCTGTATTCTCCAAAAGAATCGCGACCAGTGCAACGCCAGGCACGTGTCAACATTGCGAATGTAATGCGGACAACAATGGGCGTAGCACTATGGAATGCACACCATGCGTTGATCGGCTACCAATTGCTGTGGACTATGTAAGTTTTCATAGAACTTGGAGTCCATTAACGGCAGCGTTTgacgctttttttttcttttgaaatcttgaatttttttgatccaCCTACTTTGGATATTAGAATTTGACGCGATAGAATTGTGCCTTTGATGAATGATGTTCACACTAATTTTGCAGAAGGATTTTGATGAGAACGAATCATTGTCGATGCTACAGCCCCTTGGATTCGATTACAACATAATGGATCTGGACGAGTAATGACGAATTCAGTTATAGGTAAGATGATATTATGGCATAATGAATGTGAACTATTTACTGAGGGAATGAATGAGTGAAAACAAGATAAAACAAAGCTCATATCAAGCTTTATTACGAATCGTTAACTGGTGGtggaaaatattcatcaataCAAATAAGCTGCACATCTTGAAGTCAATTGACTGGTTACGAAACTAAATGAAGTAGTCCCATGCAGAGTCATGCTGTATCGCTAGATGTAATAATCGCATTGTATAACAATTATATAAGGAATGCCACGTATTCCAAGACTGACGAACAGAAGAGACCATTTTGAATAATCCAACTAACTCATTATAAAATAAGGCTAATTATTAATGTCAGTAAATTTTAATGCATTTAGGgagtttaatttatttattataacatGTAATAATTCCTTTCCTCattgttttgtttcttctgcttttatttttaacgaaaagaATCTCTCTACTTCAACTCGAATTATGTTACAGAACGGCTATTAATTCCGACGGaataatattttactgaaataCTCATGTGATATTCTCACATCTGAAACTGAGAAGTCTAAAAGCAATGATTACGATTCACTTGATACTTAACTTGACAAGCCATAAGAACTGCCGCAATTTTAATGAACGAAAAGCTCAATgccatttttcacatttttacttGCTGTTTAGCGTGACTAAATGATACATGAATGCCCAGTCGTAGTTTAGATGATAGTGTTGATGAGAAAATACAAGAAACATGCGGTGTACGAATAGtaacgaaagaaaattcacCGTTTTCCATACCAGAAATgtattttattcgaaagtaatttctgttaaaaatataacaattttaACGATAACAAATGAACAGACGATAGTTTGcaactttttttattaattattattaaatatcatGATTCTGCAACTGAGACATCAccagttatttttattacctaTGAGAATTGttacgaataaatattttgataccttcactttcctttttctctttcgtatCAACTTTATGATATCGATGACATCTGCGACAGTACAATAATACTATCGCCAAAAAGGCATGATCAAGAACGTATCGAAGTTCATTTATACTACTTTACACCATTTTAAAtacattgtaaatttttaataaaacttaTGAATACATGTATCGTATATATGCGTTTATATTTACTATTTATAGTGCTTAATTCCCCCAAAAAGAATatctttttcaaatataagTTCAACGGTGCTTTGAGTAGTTTTTTCAcgtaaaaaaatgccattcttCAAAGCAGCGGGAGTATCAAGAAAGTAATAAAGTAAAACGATAACAATTGCCAAGTTTCCAAATTTCGAAGGAACAGTTCCCAAATTGTTGGCCGtatcttttaaaaattcaacaataataattactataacaaattgaaattcacaAGCTGTGTGCCGGTTCTTTCCGTttacaattgaaaaatcttagatgtttttttaatttattctttctattgtaaataattcaagACTCATATCCGGAAAGAATGTGAGCCATCGTTGTTTGGTCAGTTATTTATTGTTCGCCTTAAGAGATCGCGTATAAAAGTCGTCATCTAGTGTCATGCGCCTGCAAATGATTCGGAGCATCTGCAAAtgtgaatttcaatttgtaaGCCTCTGCTACCAAGACACCGATTTCGGAATCGGTCCAATTTTGAGTTGGCAGATTTTGCAGCATCAACATTAGTccctgtaaaaattttcaaatattgcaaCGTGAAGATctaaaaaagtaaattgtttgaaaaactgaATAAGTCATCCTACTCAGCTGTGATTTGACACTCACCTGAAAGTCTGGCTGTTGGAGAAGGTGTCGTCTCCAGCGCAGAAGGAACGCGGCGCAAACGTAAAGCTGGAAAGAAGCAAATCTGTCCGACTCAGCAAGATAAGTATCCCAGAGGCGAATGGTACAGTGAAGAGGTAATTCCCTagttaataaattattcatccaCCTAAATGAAAACTGTAGATAATCTACGCCATGTTGATGAAGGTGTTGATGTAGCGGACCTATAAcaatttattagaaaaaatgaGTGAAcgttgtacatgtatacatgaaAATCGTAAAACGACCAATTATTCATTAATCACGCATGTTTTATTATTACCGTCGATCCGCTGTATCAGTTCTTTCAACTGATTAACTTTATGCTGAATTCCTAACTGGGCAAAAATGTAATTATCCTGTATTCCGTCGAGGAATTTCGACAAGCACCAAAAACTGTCAGCCTCTATGACTTTTCTCCGCTCCTCAGGCAGAGAAACTACTTCGTAATTCTCCAGATCTTGCCAAGCCGAGGCTGGCGCAGCCTCTTGTAGAAATACAAGGAAGAATGGTGTCACAAGGTCGTTCATTCCCTGTTAATGAATgagacgaagaaaagaaagaatataaaaatctgGGAATATCTTCaacagagtgaaaaaaaaaagactgaaAATTCACCTGCACGTAACCAGACGCTGGATGTCTGATAGCCCAGATATAAAGTATTCTTTCAAAGATGAGTTGAACGGTTGGCTGTTGAAAGAGCGTTATCAGCGGCGACATTCTTGGTATATCGATATGTATTTGGCGATAAGTATCTTGAAATGCTTCGTCCCTTTCCGTGTCATAATATTGCTTTACCAAATTCCAATAATCTAATCGTTTACGCTCCAAGACCTGGGGCCTGCGCTCCAAGTTCGCCGGCAGATATTCCTGTGGAATTCACGCAATCTGGGTTTTAGAAGGTCTGGCAAAACATTTCATTGGTTTCAATCTACCTGAGAATCTTCACACGAAACTGGGTATAATGTTAAGCAAGCAATTACCATAAATTATCACTCcttcaaagaattttcaagTTGATGCGTCAATTGTGAAAATAGATATCTGTATTTCCCATGATGGAACATCGATCATCACCTTACGTGATACTCTATcagaaaaagtatttttcaaatagctCAATAATTTTGCACATTTTTTAGTTCGTTTCGTGTTCAGAATTCTAATACACACTACAGGCGCTATAAAATTTGCCAACTTACAGATAATAATCTCCATGTAACTGAGCGCAGCTTTGAAGGTACTCCAGACCATGATAATTGCCGTAACTCGTCTAGATTCAACAATGCTGCTTCCAACAACGACTGGAATTTATCTACCTTACTTTCCCCATCTGAAATTTATAgtctgttttaatttttttcacaaaatattgttttcatgCTATCGCATGTTCCAATTACTTGTCTCATCTTTTGATCTCAAGAACTGACGGCTTTCCTACACATTTATAATTACCTTGTTCCTTTGAAGGTACAAAGAATTTTGGCGGTGCACCCATTTGCCTGAGGGGTTGAGGTCTACCTGGAAACTGATGCAATCTGTGCTGTGGAGAATTGCTGTTTTTCGCTTCAAGATCGTCGAAATTTTCCTGATGATTTATAACTGGGGGCTGTAAGGTGTTGATGCTGGCGTTGCGGAGCCTGAGTGGCTGCACCGCGAGCCTCTGGAGGgcctcagtttttttttcttctgataTAACATCCTGGCGTTGGTCTCTGCAATTTATTTGCGCAGCGCCAGCCGTTCTATGGCTGTTTATAACACTTAAAGCAGCGGAATGACTGACTCTCTTTGATATCTTTATATCCGAAACCGTGCAGAATTCATCATCACCCAAATCCCAAGCATCGTCGACACTCTCCTGAAAGTCTTTGAAAGAAGTCACGCCGCTACCGCTGTTGCCCAATGCATTCTGCCCCGCAGGCGCTCCGCCTGTACCTCCGTGGGCCATTTTTCCTGGCCGTAGATCCTGCTTCAGACTTGgtctataaaaattatcggtTTTGTTAAGACTTCGAATGCTATCATGCATTTGTTGCTCAATTTGGCAGGTATGGTGCTATTTCTTTGAACGATCCATTCCATCAACAGTTTTAATGAGAAAATACCTACCGACCAGGCACAGCGCGAGCATTTTTCCTCCAGAACGACTGATGGCTGGGATGTGGTTGTCGCTGATGATTTTGGTTTTCCATGACTAATTGGGAGCTCGTTAACTTCCAGTTCCCAAATTTGTGGGCCGGACAGTGCCGAGAAAGCTGTCGTCTTTCATTCCCACTGATACAACTGCCCAAcacatggaaaaattttacgtttttctcaaatcccattgtaaaattgattatcaAATATTTGGACCGAAAACCAAAGAAACGGAAacaaaggaagagaaaaacacATGTGAAGTAAAactctaccaaaaattcagtTCGACTTTAACCACTTGTAAAAGGCATTACAGTGACTCTTTAGAGGTGTtggctgaaaatatttattgatattttcactAACTCGACAGTATTTTAAAACAAGAACTGTTTAGTAAGCAAAGTTACACAATCGGTAAATTATGTTGTGtcagtgaaaaaagaaagataaacaaaagaaattaaattgcaTAAAGGCAAGAAAAATGCATTACGCTTTAGATGAGTGTAGTCGTACAGAGTAATTACGGTATATAACTTCTCTACTTACAACGTACTAatacattgaaattttgagtAGAAATTCTATTCTCACTCGATTGTAATTGTTCGTTACAAGTGTATCGATGAtaatgacagaaaaaaaaaggtgtaaTATAGAAGTGCTTAAAAATTATGGAATGCAGGGCAGCATGAATACCAaggatttttaattattgCGATAGGGGATAAAAAGGAGAAtccgttataaaaaaatacgatgaACATGAAAATGAGATAAATAAAGACGAAAATATTAATCTAGTTAGGTGAGAATGTCagatgaataataattgagGTTATGTCATACGGGAAGTAATAATATTTGACGTATGTTAAGTGCAACAGGAGCGGCAATAGATGCAGATGCGTGTTGAGCGTGTGTGCAGTCAcggagaaatgaaaataaataaatgccGCAGCACACACGCGCAATGCAAACGAAGGTGTGCATACGTATACGCAATAACGTAACGTGCAGTCGTGTTTTTTACATTCTATAAACAATTTCTTATTGCAACCTGGAACAAAGTTGTCTGCCAAAATACCTGGCGCCTAATtattaagaataaaaatgataatgaaaacGATCGTGACTGTTACATGAACGTAAAAGTCTGTAATAATCCCCGCCGATGATGATTAACGAGATTTTTCGGCATTTAATTTAACgtgtttcataattttgttATTACCCAGCTCAGGGACATGCTTGCTTAACGTTAGCGTAgtaggtgtatatatatacattatacgcgAAAGCCACGTATCtagttgaaaaatacaaaatatctaTGCATCGCGAGTTGTGTGTCATTCGAGAGGCGAAAACATCCGCGATTAATATCGGTATTTATCGTTACCATATTCCGTCGACGTGTCATATTTACTCCCTTCCTGAATTAACAATCGATTTTCACACACTGTTCAAAataacattatattatattgtacaaTAATAGTTCTCTTCGCAAAGCTGGCTTTTCGCGTTACGATTGTTTGACGTGTGCGTGCGATACAATGCGTGAAGTACGCAAGGCTCGTTCTCATTCGGAGCGACCAAGATGCAGACGACGAACTTTTTGAAGCCGTGCTGTGACCATAGACTTATCGAGATAGACAGTGCTGTCTGTGCACCGAGCTAAGGCCGTAATTAAAAAGAGAGAGCAGAGTCAGACCTCTCTGTTGCACGATCGAAAGAGTGGAAAAGAGCTGCAACGCAGGGAAAACAATAAGGTATACTTGTAAGCTATGTGTTTCCCCCGCCAAGTctgctctctctttctaattATGAATTCAGCTCGGTGCACAGACCACGCAGTGTATCCTTGTCAGTCTGCGATTGCGCTTGTGacgctgctgtacccctttTAACCGGTATTTGGTAAATCAGTAacgttacattttttgtttagATTGTCTCATGCATGCGCAGCATCCAGTAGAAAGAGACAGCACTTCATCTACAGTGATAGTTCCAGTATGTCGCCATCTTGCGACGAAGCGTAGAATCCGCGTGTTGACAGTTCGTGCCATAAAAGGGTGATTCCAATATGGCGACTTGCCAGTTCCGCGAAGCGCTCTAATTTGATGGACCGtgtgcacaatttttttttctaccgtaCGTTTACTCGATATCAGTTTTCTTAATTTATCGTGCGATTAATAATATTTGTGTGTAGATTCGTGTAACGTGCAACGGCCAATCCCCGCTTCAACCAGACGTGAGTTTAATTCAATACCTCGTAACTTGAGTGCGGCATACTTGCCTATATACAAAACGCATGTATGAACCACAAACATCATCGGATTACAGTCAAGAGAATCGAGAAACTATCGAGGCGCTGGACACTGTAAGCTGAGGTGTaaacaatcaatttcaatcacAAACTCTAGGAATATTCGGCAAAGGTGAGACGTACAGAAAACTTACTCAATATCACCCAGAGACAGTATCCCGCAGACTTTGATTCGGCTCTCGTTTCACCTTCCTTTCACTTTGTTTTATTACCGTATATATTCATCTTATGACCATGTTTCTGTTCCCTTCACTCAAATAATGCTTTAAAAACTTGAGTTACATGATATTCTTCGACGGTGAACGGTTGCtgctaattatttttctgtctCGCGCACCTCCAACGTTTTTTCAAGGTATGTACGCACGTATGCATACATCGTCAGTCGCTATacgtgaatataaatttttccatcaattaaaCATCAATTATGACCGTCGTTTCTAATTTCTAATAACTACGCAAACACGAGTTTacacgtattatatgtatgtacgtacagaGATTTCACTTCCTTGACACCCGATTATTATACCCGCCTACATTTCGATTGTATGTATGTTTGTACCATAATAACTCGGTTATGACCATATTTGCGTGACATCTATATGCATGTGTAGAGATAAACGCGAACAATTATAGCAGAAAAAGGAcgtattttcaaatgaaaaatatagtgCTTACAAAGATGTGTAATTTGCGGCGACTGAAGTAAACCTTAAACTCGGAATAATTGCACAAGCCTATTATCAATTATTGCATATCAGCCTACTTAActgtaatttgaattaattacGAGCGAGCAACGAGTCGATATTCATCATGTTGTGAATCAATGTCCCTGAAATGGTAGGAGAAAAAGTAAAggggaaaaatagaaattgaaatgattattAAATGTACGAtaattcttgtattttttttcaatcaattttcccTATTCAATTCCATCCGCTAACTTTGTCTCTGTCGCGCATATTACGTAACAAACTCTGATAAAGGGTTCCTAAAACTGTAATGCTTTGATAAGTGTATACATGTGTAAGGCAAACCGATAAGGACGCACAATAATTTCTGTGATGTAACTATGCTTTACGAATGTCagttttcttcgtttttctttcttcgtatttcatgtcgtttctttttttcattctcattatCTTTTCCATTCCATTTTTTTGTAGGAAACTCAATAACGTCAAGTTGGTACAACCACGATATTCTTATTAGAACATTTGCCTCTTCAAGGTAAAAGTATTATAATGAACTGATCGATGAAGCAATTTTAAATTGCCTTCTTACTACTCCTGTCTGTTTCGacaccttttttctttcttttttttttcctacacgTCCTTAAACTTTTATGCATGCAGTTACGTGCATATTTATTACATGTATTATGCATATTTCAAAACTGCAAGGCTTACCCCCCTGGCTATTTCAGATTACGcttgtcatttttctttctttttttctccccacTCCGCTCAAGATCGCATCATTCAAACTTTCACATCTTAATAATTAAGATTTGCTCAGCTGTTATTGGTTCTGCTTATGATCcgtttttatatacattttcgTAATCCTTACAGTTTTCATTTCGCACAATGTCAGCCATGGAGGAAATAGAAGCTGAAGACGAAGTGagttgaatataattttttcttcactttataaatatattatccaaatgtttatttctattttttcaaacaattctaTCCATTTTCTTTTAGTTCCAAGATGCCCAGGAGAGCATTGTT belongs to Neodiprion lecontei isolate iyNeoLeco1 chromosome 5, iyNeoLeco1.1, whole genome shotgun sequence and includes:
- the LOC107228094 gene encoding TBC1 domain family member 22B, whose product is MENQNHQRQPHPSHQSFWRKNARAVPGRPSLKQDLRPGKMAHGGTGGAPAGQNALGNSGSGVTSFKDFQESVDDAWDLGDDEFCTVSDIKISKRVSHSAALSVINSHRTAGAAQINCRDQRQDVISEEKKTEALQRLAVQPLRLRNASINTLQPPVINHQENFDDLEAKNSNSPQHRLHQFPGRPQPLRQMGAPPKFFVPSKEQDGESKVDKFQSLLEAALLNLDELRQLSWSGVPSKLRSVTWRLLSEYLPANLERRPQVLERKRLDYWNLVKQYYDTERDEAFQDTYRQIHIDIPRMSPLITLFQQPTVQLIFERILYIWAIRHPASGYVQGMNDLVTPFFLVFLQEAAPASAWQDLENYEVVSLPEERRKVIEADSFWCLSKFLDGIQDNYIFAQLGIQHKVNQLKELIQRIDGPLHQHLHQHGVDYLQFSFRWMNNLLTRELPLHCTIRLWDTYLAESDRFASFQLYVCAAFLLRWRRHLLQQPDFQGLMLMLQNLPTQNWTDSEIGVLVAEAYKLKFTFADAPNHLQAHDTR